The nucleotide sequence GAAGCACGTTCGCGGTCGTCGAGAGACGGGCCGAACACGCCGTCACCTTCTTCTACTCGCATCTTTTCTGGAACAACCCCGCCATGCGCGAACTGTTCCCCGAGGACATGCAGCCCCAGCGGGACCGGCTGTTCGCCGCGCTCACCCACGTCGTGACCCACCTGGAGTCCCCCGGGCTCGCCGAGTACCTCGGGCAGCTCGGCCGCGACCACCGCAAGTTCCTCGCCTCCCCCGCGCTGTACGCCGCCGTCGGGTCGAGCCTGAACGCCGCCTTCGCGCACGCCGCCGGGGCCGCCTGGAGCCTGGAGGCCGAGAAGGCCTGGAGCGAGGCGTACGGACACGTCGCCGACCTGATGCTGGCGGGGGCCCGGGAGGCGGCGCGGGCCGGGGAGCCGGCCTGGTGGGACGCGGACGTCGTCCGGCACCTGCGGTACGGCGAGGACCTGGCCGTCCTCACCCTGCGGCCGCGGCAGCCGTTCCCCTTCCTCCCCGGTCAGTACGTCAGCGTCAGCTCCCTGCGCGTCCCCCGCGTCTGGCGCACCTACTCCCTGGCGGACGCGCCCCGCCCCGACGGCACCCTCGAACTCCATGTGAGCCGCATCCCCGGCGGCGTGATGAGCACGGCCCTCGTCGACGAGACGGGCCCGGGCGAGACCCTGCGGCTCAGCGTCCCCGGCGGCGGCCTCACCGCGCGCACCGAGCCCGGCGGTCTGCGCACCTATATATGCGCGGGTACGGGCTGGGCCCCGGTGCGGGCGCTCCTCGCGGAGGCGGCGGAGACCGAACCGGAGCTGAAGGGCCGGCTGTTCGTGGTGGCCAGGGCGAAGGAGTACCTGTACGGGCGGCACGACGTCGAGCGGTTCAGGGAACGGCTCGACGGGCTCAGCGTCACCTACATCACCTCCGCGCCCGGGCACCGCAAGGACCAGGCGACCGAGCGGCTGCTCCAGTCGCTGCGGGCCTGCGTCCACTGGGCGGCGCACGACGTGTACCTGGCGGGCCCGCCCGGCTTCCTCACGGAGGTCGCGGAGGTCCTGGAGGAGCTCGGCACCGCACCGGACCGCATCCACCACGACACCCTGCCGCCGGTCGGCCGCTTCACCGTCCGCCCGAACACCGCCGCCGAACGCCTCCTGGGCCCGCCCCCGCCGCTCTGGCACAACCCGAGCGCCCGCGCACCCCGCGAACCCTGACCCCCGGGACCGCGCACCCCGCGCCGGCCCGCCCCGGGCCCGCACCGCGCGCCGGCCCGCCCCCGCACGCGGGGCCCGAGCGGCTACGCGTGCACGCCCTCCGCCGCGCGGATCGCGTCCCGGTACGCGCGGGCCGCCGCCCGCAGCGCCGCCTCC is from Streptomyces venezuelae ATCC 10712 and encodes:
- a CDS encoding globin domain-containing protein, producing MLRSTFAVVERRAEHAVTFFYSHLFWNNPAMRELFPEDMQPQRDRLFAALTHVVTHLESPGLAEYLGQLGRDHRKFLASPALYAAVGSSLNAAFAHAAGAAWSLEAEKAWSEAYGHVADLMLAGAREAARAGEPAWWDADVVRHLRYGEDLAVLTLRPRQPFPFLPGQYVSVSSLRVPRVWRTYSLADAPRPDGTLELHVSRIPGGVMSTALVDETGPGETLRLSVPGGGLTARTEPGGLRTYICAGTGWAPVRALLAEAAETEPELKGRLFVVARAKEYLYGRHDVERFRERLDGLSVTYITSAPGHRKDQATERLLQSLRACVHWAAHDVYLAGPPGFLTEVAEVLEELGTAPDRIHHDTLPPVGRFTVRPNTAAERLLGPPPPLWHNPSARAPREP